One window of Acropora palmata chromosome 1, jaAcrPala1.3, whole genome shotgun sequence genomic DNA carries:
- the LOC141883308 gene encoding uncharacterized protein LOC141883308, with amino-acid sequence MVKPEVKVPSEKAQTSNSMEAYYQVKMPDEEKTATEDTEEVVVKFQDERQRRSPRSGIFICLLVVVLLVGFLVVFLIQKSKGGSSCALNFRDDYIEITDYPDLSSTSSSTWKQNVSWETQEEFYTLSDAISKEDIMGLRPIFRKDLPRDYIAYWEAKINDKKGEKYVIISAAKETGDYRLVEQGPLPSPSDVLSSQARQHGHSCHRVYRLRPDGLMACEDSTANRFVAATRDIDNDSWDVHWRALDKQVNRALVSMKKEWLKLAEKIKKDPEWIRFQWISVKTGKLSTTVGPTKETPTVVSTTGFNFEVQSTHDGSKAELGLRPGDSVRIPLGEGFREVRVKFVGFRNGDRKKSKSWRKRWQRRLCRVLSDVCKGESYLDLSTVHKRFFKVTRMGDRFVKVQVDLNEAFVRRHLEGHEIRFKVELRTHGSKVMTLNYGIMLGNSRNRRSFSENISTLPHEELLPRYRQHKHGQCMTGSGPVAWAKILGYYDSAAARELNSSYASIARLFGSSTRLPQTMDSSVKKMTERIFQKLGSHCAPHGRGETSPKQMMQISKTLGQRFKVLHRDGLGEGKIHWTALMQKLLQSGHPVLVSRDTSELQAHRYVVVTRIRRSFKYYSFCDEQTDVCTPWTLREESNLYVHEEDNPGKWESNEINFFATITGN; translated from the exons ATGGTGAAGCCTGAAGTTAAAGTTCCGAGCGAGAAAGCGCAGACCAGCAACTCAATGGAAGCCTACTACCAAGTCAAGATGCCGGATGAAGAGAAGACAGCGACAGAGGATACAGAGGAAGTTGTTGTAAAATTTCAGGATGAACGGCAGAGAAGATCTCCTCGGTCGGGCATCTTCATTTGTCTGCTGGTCGTTGTGTTGTTGGTGGGTTTTCTAGTCGTCTTCCTCATCCAGAAATCGAAAGG GGGAAGCTCTTGTGCACTGAATTTTAGAGATGATTACATTGAGATAACTGATTATCCAGATCTGTCCAGTACGTCGTCCAGCACGTGGAAGCAAAATGTATCTTGGGAAACGCAGGAGGAATTTTACACCCTTTCTGATGCTATAAGCAAAGAAGATATCATGGGCCTGAGGCCAATTTTTAGAAAGGATCTTCCCAGAGACTATATTGCATACTGGGAAGCtaaaataaatgacaaaaaaggggaaaaataTGTCATCATCTCAGCTG CGAAGGAGACTGGTGACTATCGCCTTGTGGAACAAGGGCCATTACCAAGCCCCTCTGATGTACTCAGCTCTCAAGCCAGGCAGCATGGACACAGCTGTCACCGAGTGTATCGACTTCGACCTGATGGTCTGATGGCATGTGAGGACAGCACAGCAAATAGATTTGTAGCAGCAACGAGGGACATTGACAATGATTCTTGG GATGTTCATTGGCGGGCTCTGGACAAGCAAGTCAATCGTGCTTTAGTCAGCATGAAAAAAGAATGGCTCAAACTTGCTGAGAAGATTAAAAAAGACCCAGAGTGGATTAGATTCCAGTGGATATCTGTGAAAACAG GAAAGCTGTCTACAACAGTAGGGCCGACAAAAGAAACACCGACGGTAGTGTCGACAACAGGGTTTAACTTTGAAGTGCAGTCGACTCATGATGGCTCAAAAGCCGAGTTGGGCCTTCGGCCTGGAGACTCCGTTCGTATTCCGCTCGGAGAAGGTTTTCGCGAAGTCCGTGTCAAATTTGTCGGCTTTCGGAACGGAGATCGGAAGAAATCGAAAAGCTGGAGGAAACGTTGGCAAAGGCGACTTTGCCGAGTGCTGAGCGATGTTTGTAAGGGCGAGAGCTACCTTGATTTGTCCACAGTCCATAAGCGGTTTTTCAAAGTCACCAGGATGGGAGACCGCTTCGTGAAGGTCCAAGTAGATCTGAACGAGGCATTTGTCCGAAGGCATCTAGAAGGTCACGAAATTCGTTTCAAAGTCGAGCTTCGGACTCATGGTTCGAAGGTCATGACACTGAATTACGGTATCATGCTTGGAAACAGCAGGAACAGACGCTCTTTTTCTGAGAACATTTCCACTTTGCCACATGAAGAATTGCTTCCCAGGTACCGACAGCACAAACACGGCCAATGCATGACCGGGTCAGGCCCAGTGGCCTGGGCAAAGATCCTAGGTTACTATGACAGTGCTGCCGCGAGGGAATTGAACTCAAGTTATGC ATCAATCGCCCGTCTATTTGGCTCGTCAACTCGTTTACCGCAAACAATGGACTCATCTGTGAAAAAGATGACAGAGcgaatttttcaaaaacttgGATCTCACTGCGCCCCACACGGGCGGGGAGAAACCTCGCCAAAGCAAATGATGCAAATCAGCAAAACTCTGGGGCAAAGATTCAAGGTTCTGCATCGTGATGGGCTTGGCGAGGGGAAAATCCATTGGACAGCCTTGATGCAGAAACTCCTTCAAAGCGGTCACCCAGTCTTGGTCAGCAGGGATACCAGCGAGCTCCAAGCGCATCGTTATGTTGTTGTGACAAGAATCAGGCGAAGCTTTAAGTACTACAGTTTCTGTGATGAACAAACTGACGTATGTACACCATGGACCTTACGGGAAGAATCTAATCTTTATGTCCACGAAGAAGATAACCCTGGCAAATGGGAAAGCAACGAAATAAACTTTTTCGCAACAATTACCGGAAATTGA
- the LOC141883392 gene encoding desert hedgehog protein-like → MGATILVGFLVLCIPVASSRMLPLFSNLKYWYPGNVDYGGLFSDQDVFQAVNISSTGVEDNTTCVLRMSTALNLNPGHQVREPYEGSAKGTVNNYYFYDQRGFLSYLEKMYGFPISSTTTDTFRGIPGIMFINVTGTIRSDDVCSILLWDGAGFHQGKGYLHHYAIEKVFLWPAPSGGCSINLNTKQSCFPSTSKVELKSGKKIAMSKLEIGDLVKTYSNDGEIVFSPVITFLDQDIDYKGHYYTISTACGFKITLSEAHLIFKITQTPDAIKSDFAHSSLVRPGDHIAVHSRYGRFHEQVTSVSVAERHGAFAPVTEEGTMLVDNVWVSCYADIADHDLAHTLMTPLKRLYSLAPHVLGSRGKYVHGYLRGALRPIGVRIFGEEKFYQSPQNKALVEYTDLFIESLPIDKNNK, encoded by the exons ATGGGTGCGACCATTCTTGTGGGATTTCTGGTGTTGTGCATTCCTGTGGCTTCCTCAC ggATGTTGCCTCTATTTTCAAATCTTAAATATTGGTACCCTGGGAACGTAGACTATGGGGGGTTATTCAGCGACCAGGACGTATTCCAGGCTGTCAACATTTCTTCCACCGGCGTCGAGGACAACACCACATGTGTACTGCGCATGAGCACAGCTCTCAATCTGAACCCAGGCCATCAAGTGAGAGAGCCGTATGAAGGGAGCGCTAAAGGCACCGTCAACAACTATTATTTCTACGACCAACGAGGATTTCTGAGCTACCTTGAAAAAATGTATGGATTCCCGATCTCGTCCACTACCACTGACACTTTCCGCGGGATACCAGGAATAATGTTTATTAATGTGACTGGTACAATCAGATCCGACGATGTGTGCAGTATTCTTCTGTGGGATGGCGCGGGATTTCATCAAGGAAAAGGTTATCTTCACCACTATGCTATCGAGAAGGTTTTCCTGTGGCCCGCTCCTTCAG GTGGCTGCAGCATCAACTTAAACACAAAACAATCCTGCTTCCCATCAACGTCTAAAGTTGAACTGAAATCAGGAAAAAAGATTGCTATGAGCAAGCTTGAGATCGGAGACTTGGTCAAAACTTACTCCAACGATGGCGAGATCGTGTTCAGCCCAGTGATCACATTTCTGGATCAAGACATCGATTACAAAG GTCATTATTACACAATCTCCACCGCATGCGGCTTTAAAATAACACTCAGCGAAGCTCATCTCATATTCAAGATAACTCAAACACCAGATGCCATCAAAAGCGACTTTGCTCACTCCTCACTAGTGAGGCCTGGTGACCACATCGCTGTTCATTCTCGATATGGTCGCTTCCACGAGCAGGTGACGTCAGTGTCAGTTGCGGAAAGACATGGAGCCTTCGCACCGGTTACCGAGGAAGGTACAATGCTTGTGGATAATGTTTGGGTGTCCTGTTATGCTGACATTGCAGATCATGATTTGGCCCATACTTTAATGACACCCTTGAAGAGACTCTATAGCCTGGCTCCTCATGTATTGGGGTCGAGGGGAAAGTACGTGCATGGGTACCTAAGAGGAGCTCTTCGGCCCATTGGTGTGAGGATCTTTGGGGAAGAAAAGTTTTACCAGAGTCCTCAAAACAAGGCCTTGGTGGAGTATACTGACCTCTTCATTGAATCTTTACCAATCGACAAGAATAACAAGTGA
- the LOC141883385 gene encoding synaptotagmin-7-like — MQSNQVLLAVGLGLVTGCFVVAVYFIVQYFRNRASRDSHKYTQLCVDSSFRSRAIVNPDIPPFCIPQRVPFQLQQPVSALERTDSLKKEQYQNGRTYLSPTVRRVDVRKKAEEQGGMNHECINQSPLSSPQQVPSTPKTSPRKFSPVKKISGGLPIPPPAPQHRKVAVSTKTPNDNIGKLEFSLYYDQSFRLLQIFVARGIKIACPENDSLPVVLVVATLTFEGRQLWEQTTRPASQSSDPQFNEKLAVHNILSAKLHASALHFQLYDERIKQLIGEVSYSLKGLPPNKLTNQVLPLVPMDLEDSEGSLEDSGVDPSYGLGELLISLCHNPTDHKLNVKILSAKRLQPFPNGRMNPFVKLDVTFCGRKLSSRSTKTVQHTLAPNFGEMFVFDIHSDKLPQVTLIFKVKHSGRLRDISIGTVHLGYCVHVEGEYKHWEQAMEKPHLEIEQWHPIQEQFVN; from the exons ATGCAGTCGAACCAAG ttCTTCTGGCTGTCGGATTAGGTCTGGTGACAGGATGTTTTGTGGTGGCAGTTTATTTTATCGTTCAGTATTTTCGTAATCGTGCTTCGAGGGACAGTCATAAATATACCCAACTGTGCGTAGATTCCTCCTTTCGTTCTCGAGCGATCGTCAATCCAGATATCCCACCATTTTGTATTCCACAACGCGTCCCTTTCCAACTTCAACAGCCAGTCAGTGCTCTTGAGAGAACAGACAGTTTAAAAAAGGAACAGTACCAGAATGGGAGGACGTATTTATCACCCACTGTTCGTAGAGTTGATGTGCGGAAAAAGGCTGAAGAACAAGGTGGAATGAACCACGAATGCATAAACCAGAGCCCGCTATCATCGCCTCAACAAGTTCCTTCAACACCGAAAACGTCCCCTCGGAAATTTTCTCcggtgaaaaaaatatctggTGGATTACCCATCCCACCGCCTGCGCCGCAGCATAGGAAAGTCGCTGTAAGTACGAAAACCCCTAATGATAACATTGGCAAATTAGAATTCTCCCTTTACTACGATCAATCGTTTCGATTGCTTCAAATCTTTGTTGCCCGCGGGATTAAGATCGCGTGTCCCGAGAATGACTCCCTTCCCGTAGTTTTGGTAGTCGCAACATTAACTTTTGAAGGAAGACAACTTTGGGAGCAGACAACACGGCCGGCAAGCCAATCAAGCGATCCACAATTCAACGAAAAATTAGCAGTGCACAACATCCTTTCAGCCAAGCTGCACGCGAGCGCGTTACACTTTCAGTTGTACGACGAAAGAATAAAACAACTCATTGGAGAAGTCAGTTACTCGCTCAAAGGGTTACCTCCTAATAAACTTACAAATCAAGTTCTACCGCTCGTTCCTATGGATCTAGAAGACAGCGAGGGTAGCTTGGAG GATTCGGGTGTCGACCCGTCTTACGGACTTGGCGAGTTATTGATTTCCTTGTGTCATAATCCAACGGATCACAAACTAAATGTGAAAATATTGAGTGCAAAAAGGTTACAACCGTTCCCAAATGGAAGAATGA ATCCTTTTGTCAAGCTTGACGTTACATTTTGCGGAAGGAAGCTTAGCAGTCGTTCAACCAAAACTGTGCAACACACACTGGCGCCCAACTTCGGCGAGATGTTTGTATTTGACATACACTCTGACAAACTGCCTCAAGTCACGCttattttcaaagtcaagCATAGCGGGAGATTGCGTGACATTTCCATAGGTACGGTGCATCTTGGGTATTGTGTGCATGTTGAGGGCGAATACAAGCACTGGGAACAAGCGATGGAAAAACCGCATTTAGAGATCGAGCAATGGCATCCGATCCAAGAGCAGTTTGTCAATTGA
- the LOC141883409 gene encoding uncharacterized protein LOC141883409, which produces MTDSYVFGVILGAVLGFVAGALVVCGACLCYARRSKSFSLKSDGRPKIDYYSTSSETFLVSQTRPVQVQPNVYTLAKPSGGESHSAMKDMDDVDNQRFRVTKPYEFSSISTIEELGEEAEDGPIVKVGENGSPGKEKSKLAKRMSLPATLKTEGLVNPSAEDYFKKKSGEDECRLEFSCFYDVASRELHVTVIQVVGISTPDESFLRPPNCSVKMRILPEMLEWQWTRKIPRTTNPAFNETFIVPGFVHNKLRECTVHFVVLDFDHVQDNVYVIGEVFMPLSELRANRLEKITKRVNPLSF; this is translated from the coding sequence gacTCTTACGTTTTTGGCGTTATTCTTGGCGCAGTTCTTGGCTTTGTAGCAGGAGCACTTGTAGTTTGCGGAGCATGCTTGTGTTACGCCCGACGCTCAAAGTCTTTCTCCCTGAAATCCGATGGTCGACCGAAAATTGACTATTACTCCACTTCTTCTGAGACGTTCCTCGTCTCTCAAACTCGCCCAGTTCAAGTTCAGCCGAATGTCTACACACTAGCAAAGCCTTCGGGCGGTGAATCACATTCAGCGATGAAAGACATGGACGATGTTGATAATCAAAGATTTCGGGTGACAAAGCCGTACGAATTCAGTTCAATTTCTACAATTGAAGAACTTGGCGAAGAAGCAGAAGATGGACCAATAGTGAAAGTTGGCGAGAATGGTTCGCCAGGCAAGGAGAAGTCCAAACTAGCGAAACGTATGAGTTTGCCAGCCACGCTGAAGACTGAGGGATTAGTCAACCCCAGTGCCGAAGattatttcaaaaagaaaagcgGCGAAGATGAATGCCGCTTagaattttcgtgtttctatGACGTTGCAAGTCGAGAGTTACACGTTACTGTTATCCAAGTGGTTGGAATTTCAACTCCAGACGAAAGTTTTCTGCGCCCTCCCAACTGCAGTGTGAAAATGCGCATATTGCCAGAAATGCTAGAATGGCAATGGACAAGAAAAATTCCTCGAACAACAAATCCCGCTTTCAACGAAACTTTCATCGTTCCTGGATTTGTTCACAACAAACTAAGAGAGTGCACGGTTCATTTTGTGGTCCTAGATTTTGATCATGTCCAAGACAATGTTTATGTTATTGGAGAAGTCTTTATGCCCTTGTCTGAGTTACGCGCGAATAGGCTGGAAAAGATAACCAAGAGAGTTAATCCTCTGTCATTCTAA